The Chamaesiphon minutus PCC 6605 DNA window CTCAACGACCTTATCGGACGTGCAGATCTATTTACCCTGCGCCCAGGCGCCAAATTAACCAAGTTAGAGAGCATAAATCTCGACTGCCTCACCCAACTGCCAGATACCAAACTCGATCGATCCTTCCTCGTTCATGGCGATATCCATACCAACGGAGCCGTATTAGACGACGAAATCCTCGCAGATGTAGATATTCGGAACGCGATCGACAACCAAGGCACCGCCACCAAATCCTACACCGTCGTCAATACCGATCGATCTGTGGGCGCGCGCATTTCTGGTGCGATCGCTGCTAAATACGGCGATAGCGCATTTGAAGGACAACTCACCCTCAACTTCGAGGGAGCCGCCGGACAAAGCTTCGGCGCATTCAACCACGAAGGAGTCAGCCTCAACCTCACAGGCGAAAGCAACGACTACGTAGGCAAAGGCATCAACGGGGGCGAAATCGTCATCAAACCCTACACAGGCACGATCTTCGACACCAGCCGCAACGTCATCATCGGCAACACCTGCCTCTACGGAGCCACAGGCGGCTACCTATATGCCAACGGACGCGCAGGCGAACGCTTCGCCGTCCGCAACTCCCGCGCCACAGCCGTAGTCGAAGGCACAGGCGATCACTGTTGCGAATACATGACAGGCGGTGTCGTCGTCGTCCTCGGCCAAGTCGGACGCAACGTCGGCGCAGGCATGACAGGCGGTTTGGGTTACTTCTTAGATGAAGACGACACCTTCATCGCCAAAATCAACCCCGAAATCGTCAAATGGCAACGGGTACAAACAGCCGCAGGCGAGAAGCAATTGAAGGATCTAGTTGCAGCTCATGGTGCGAAAACCGGAAGTCAGAAAGCACAGGAAATCTTGAGTCGCTGGACGGAATATCTGCCTAAGTTCTGGCAGTTGGTACCTCCTTCGGAGGCGGAAACACCGGAGGCTAGTGCTAAACAGGCTGTGAGTGCTTAGATTCTGACATAACTCATGTGAGGTAAAGTGGATTGACCTACTTTACCTTTTTTGTTGTGTGAGTCCATTTTAACTAATGTCTTAGTGGTGTCGAGTGTCAATATTTGGGAAGACTAATAGTATTGGTCGATCTATTCCTTGTTTAGTTTAGTATGGTGAGTAGTTTAATATGGCAGAATTAGCAAGCAACATAAATAGTGAGAACATTGAAGCTTCTCAGGATCATGAATTCGCGACATGGTTTGAAAGTGAACCCCAACCTGATGAAGGATATTCAATCAATGAGTACGAAATAACAACATCACCTAATGATTTCAACATCAAGACAATGTATGACTTCATAAAATCTGGTGCTATTAATATTCCAGGCTTTCAACGTAATTACGTCTGGGATATAAAGAGAGCATCTAAACTAATCGAATCGATAGTAATTGGATTACCAATTCCACAAATTTTTCTTTACCAAGAATCAAGAAATAAATTCTTGGTGATAGATGGACAACAAAGATTAATGTCTCTTTATTACTTTATCGAGCAGCGTTTTCCAAAAGATGAGAAGAGAACCACTTTAAGACGCATTTTTGAGGAGAATGGAAAAATCCCAGTTGAAATTTTGGGAGATGATAATTATTTTACGAAATTCAACTTGCAGTTGCCACCAACATTACCTGGTCAACCGAATAAACTTCACGGAATTAACTATTCAACATTAGATGAATATAAAATCTCATTTGACTTGCGAACAATGAGAAATATTATAGTAAAGCAAAACTTCCCAGAAGAGGATGATTCTTGTATACATGAAATTTTCAATAGATTGAATTCTGGAGGCATTAATTTGAAACCTCAAGAGATTAGAACAAGCATGTATTATTCGGATTTTTACAACATGTTGTATCGGCTAAATACTCTTCCTGAGTGGAGAAAAATAATTGGTGTCGAAGAGCCAGATCTAAACATGAAGGACATCGAAATTCTTTTAAGAGGATTTGCAATGTTAATGAAGAAGGAAGAATATCAATCATCTATGGTTAGATTTCTTAACAGCTTTTCAAAGGAATGTAAGAGATTAAAAGATGAGCAAATAAAATATCTTGAAGAACTATTCAAATCTTTTTTAGCAACTTGTTCAGAACTGCCTGATAGATCATTTCAATTGAAAACTACTAATAAATTCAATATCTCTGTCTTTGAAGCAGTGTTTTTTGCACAGTGTAGAAGATCTTTTGAGAGCAAAAAACTTGCTGAAGGGAAAATAGATTATGAGAAACTAGAAAAATTGAAGAACGATTCAGGTTTTATTGATGCGATACGGTCTCAAACTACTAGCAAGGAAAATGTTACAAAGAGACTAGAAAGAGCTACACGTATTTTATGTGAACAGTGTTAGTTTATTATGGACAAGCAGAGTATTGTAGATAAAATTTATCAAGAGAACTTAGAAATATTAAAGTTTCTAACAGACAAAAACGAACCGTCATTCACTGTCCAATTCAACACTATTTTTACTAAAACTTTGCTACTTTCTGCTGCCAGTTATTTCGAGTATGAAATTTGCAGAATGGTTCAATCTTTTATTGAGTACAAGGCACAAAATGATGAGTGCATTATTGCAATAGTTAAACAGAAAGCGATTGATAGGCAATATCATACCTACTTTGATTGGACTGGTAAAAACGCCAATAAATTCTTTTCTCTCTTTGGTAACACTTTTAAAGAAGATAGATCGAAACAGGTAGAAAATGACCCTAAGTTAAAATCCGCAATAAATTCATTTATAGCATTAGGCAGCGAACGAAATAAATTAGTTCACCAAAATTTCGCAGATTGTACTGTTGATAAGACGGCAGAAGAAGTTTATTTGCTTTATCAAGATGCTATATTGTTTATTGATTTTTTAGAGATTCAATTTAAACGTCCTATCAATGAGCAAGACTCGACCTCAATCGAAAAACAGGCTAAAATAGAGACAAGTATTCAGAGGTAGAAAGATGAGTCCTCAATTACAACAAGTACTGGCAGAGATCGATCGATTGTCACCAACAGAGCAAATTCAAGTCATCGAATATATTAACACTAGACAACGAAGCTCAGTATTAGAAACTATTACAAACCTTCGATCTCAACAAGCATCATTCAAGACACCCGAAGAAATTGATGCTGAAATCCTCGAAGAAAAAGCCTCATGGACAAATTGAATATACCGCAGGGTAGTAGAGTATATCTGGACTCATCAATCCTCATTTATACGGTAGAAGTAGATTTGACATTCTGGAAAGCTCTAGAAGTTTTATGGCGTAAATTCGCTGAAGGTGAGATTTCACTGATTAGTAGCGAACTCATCATTACAGAAGTATTAGTTAAACCTCTCAAAAGCCAAAATGAACAATCAATTGATAGCTATAATAAACTACTCTTTGATTCTGGTATCGAACTAATACCAATAACTAGGAGCTTATTAATATCAGCGACTAACCTACGCGCTAAACACAACTTAAAAACGCCAGATGCTATCCATGCAGCTACCTCGATCGATCTTAATTGCAATCGATTTTTGACTAACGATAAAGGCTTTACTAATATTCCACGTCTACCAACACTAATACTCAGTCAGATCGGGTTAGATTAATGGGAGTGATTGCGATAGATCCTAGACAAGAATTTAGTGCTTTGAGTTGTCGATCGATTACATGGATACTTACATGGTGATATTGGCTCTCGCCCTAAGTCATCGGAATGGTCAAAATCGGGATTTAGGTTTAATCTAGAGGTGGAGACCATTTGACTCCCGATCGGGTCTTAATAGTTATGCAGTATCAAATTTTCGTTGAAAGTCGATCCGCGAGACATTTTGTGGCTTCAGTAATTGGAATGCCGACAGTTTCGGTAGATGGCTATACCGAATTAGAAGCGATCTCCAATGTCAAAGCGGCTTTGAATTCACAGTTATCTAAGGGTAAAGTGGTAACTATCGATCTTGATGAGCCTCAAGAGAGCAATCTAACATATACCAGTCCAATGCAACATGCAGGTATTTTAGAGACAGATCCAACCTTTGATGATTGGATGGATAAATTAGCTGAAATTCGTCGAGCTGCTAATGAGATTAACGACGATGAACGATGACACTATACATCCTGGATACAGATCATCTCAGCTTGTATGGACGCAATCATCCAGCACTAATCGAACGGTTGCAAGTCGATTCTGTGAATTTAACAACGACAGCCATTAATGTAGAAGAGCAGTTGCGTGGGAGACTTGCCCAAGTAGCAGAAGCAAAAGCAGGTGTATCGTCAACAAATGCGTACAGATGGTTATCTGAAACTGTCAAATTGCTTGCAGATTTTGAAATTTTACAGTTTACAGAAGAAGCTCAGTTAATTTATCAAGATTTTAAATCGCAACGGATATCCCTCCCTCTGATTTATGGCGCGCTGGATGGCCATGCCAAGACCTCATCACCGCCAATACAGAACGAACGGGATTGTCTGTAGATCCGATTTTCGTCAAGTCGCTCTCCGAAACAATCCGCTTGTGGTACAACGTCGCGGTGGCTTCGGGTATACAATGGCAAAAGCATCTGCCCCACGCTACGCGCCCAAACTGGAGGACATCAAGGCGGCCATTCAGATCGACCGATACTCTGTGGCGAGAAACTTGACCTGGACAGAGTGGGAGCGGCTGATGGGGTTTCCTCCCGGCTGGACGGTCGTAGAGGGAAACTCCTTGGCAATGCCGTCATCCCAACAATCAGCGAATGGATTGGAAAGCGAATCTCAGAAATTGAAATAATGGTAGATTCAAATAATACCCATGCAAATAGATCGAGTGTGGAGCAATAAAATATGTCCCCCAACCTAACTCAACTAATCGAACGATCGGCAGCACTTTCACCACAGGAAAGATTAGAAGGCTTTGCTGGATTAAGGTACGGAAAACTAGAAGAGAGAGCGAGGAGCGGGGAGCGGCTCGCAGCCGGGAGGTTTCCTCCCGGATTATGCGGATGCGCTCCGGTCGGGTTTCCCGACCATGGAAGCGCACCAAGCAGCTCCCTTCGGGAAGGCTCCGCCAACGACCGGGAGGTTGTCTTGATGCGCTATCCCGGTTGTGTGCGTCAAGACAAGACAGTGGGGAAAGAAATGGCTGGTTAATTTCTGCCGCGTAGTACTATGCTCGTAGAGCAAACTGCACCGATCGAAATTGATGTCGATGGTGCAGCAAAAGTAAGTGAAATATGAGTAACTCTAGATCCAGTTGTCGCTGCCTTTAATCAAAGTGCAGTATATCTACTTGCGGTTGCGAGCGGGAGTGCGATCGCCTCTTTCTAGCTTGGTTTGAAGGCGATTTAAGCCCCACCAACCAAGCGTACCACCTAAGACTATACCGATCGAGATTAAGGCTGGAAATAGGGCATTTTCACTGCCAGTCAGTCCCAATATTGTCGTACTTATCCAAGCGAGTAGCGCGATAATGACGATCGCACTTTTGGCGGTTTGGATATTTTTATAAGCAGTACTGCAACTGTGACAATGTTCGGTATGGCTGTGATAGCGATCGAGTAATCGTTCGGTTGTTAAGGGTGGTTTAAAAGTTTGTCCCGGAAAAGGCTCGGCGCGATAATCATTCAACCACTGCCGATATTCAAATACGAAGGCGTCGGCTTTGGTGGGTAAATAAAAGGATTGACTAAAATTAGTACTCCCACCACTTTGTTCTAAATAACGTTCTTGATGGTGTAAGAAAATTTGATCGTCTTCTAAGATCGCATTGTTATTTATATGCGAGTACCATTCGGGTGTCGCTTTAATAAAAAATTCGGGAACTTTGCTGGCGAACTTGAAGGGAAATCTGGCAAAAATTCGACATTCACCTTTGCGCTTCGGCGTGGCATAAACTACTGTAATTGTCTCGCCAAATTGTTTGGATGTCAGCTCGTGCCACATCAGACAGGGCGCAATAAAAGTAGTATTCTGTCTGCCTAATGTACCTTTGCGCGGCCCATCTGCCCAAGTTCCGGTAAATCCTAATTTATCGGATGAGGTGACTTCTAATTCTACCGGACTGGCATTCGATCGCTTGCCGACGCTACCGTGATGGGTATAGGGTAGATGACTCGGATCGAGGACATTTTCGAGCAAGGTGAGTGCGTCATATGGCAAATCGCGGAAGGTATTGAGTACCAGCCAGCCATCTGTCGGCTTGCCATCTACCATCGGTACTGGAATTAACGGGATGGGTGTCTGCTCGGCTCTGGCTGGCGTCCCAGCGTAGATAAATAGCAATCCCTGTTCGACGGCTGTCGGGAGCGATTTGACACAGGCGCGGCGGGAGGTTTCGGCTTTGGCATCTGGTAATTGTTGGGGGATGCGATCGCAAGTACCATTACCTGTAAATGCCCAGCCGTGATACGGACATTCTAATAAGCCATCTTCAGCGATTCTCCCTTCGGATAGTCGCGCCAGACGATGGGGACAGCGATCGTCAAATGCTCGCCATTGACTAGCCTGAGTATCCCACCAGATGACTAAATCTCGATCGAGTAATGTAAAGGGTGTGGGTGTAAGTTTATCTAGATCTTCAATATAAAATACCGGATACCAGGACTCGATCGGGTCGAATTTGGTAGGATCGTCTCCACCTGCGGTCGTTCGCGCTGCTATTACTGCTGTTGTCATTGTCGATCTTTAATCCTCAGCGAATCTTGGGGTGGCTTCTCGATGGCGATCGCTTAACACTTGTTTACATTCAGGATAACAATCGATCGCGGTTTGAGGCAAGTTCGGGTTAAAGATCTGTGCTGTGCGGTTTCTACTAGCACCAGAGAGCCTAGTACGGTAGCCGTTTTCAACCTATAACGTATCCTCTTTATAAAGAGAAACCGGGCGTTGCTGAATTGCAGTATGATTTTTCATTCTCGTATTCTTCTTTCCCGACTCCCCGCTCCCCGCTCCCTCCTCTAGCTTTTCATACCTAGATTCAGCAACGCCGAGAAACCGACCTTACCACAATGGCGTGGAATCTTTAGGAGGATCGGATGGAGTAGATTTGGGCGTTTTGCTAGTTCCCGATTCAGGATCGGAATTTTGCTTGATTGGTGGCGAAAGCTCGATCGATGGAGTCGGAGTCGGAGTCGGTGTCGGAGTAGCTGTAGAGGGAGTAGGCGTCGGTGTCGGCGTCACCACAGGAGTAGGAGAAACATCAGGCAATGGCACCTCAATTGGCGTTGCCGACTCCAACGGATTGGGAGTAATTGCAGGAGTAGGCGCGACACTGGGAGTAGGGCTAGGAGTGCTAGTCACCCTCGGCGAAGGCACCACAATGGGTTTGGGACTCTCGGTTTTCGGAGTCGCAGTTGGTTTGGGTGTTGGTTTAATAACAGGGGCATTACAGCTTGCAATTTGGTTATTAAATACCCAACCAGTCGATCGATCCGCCATTTGGATTTGGACGAAAACATCCTGCTCGGAACGGTAGACAATCTTGGTACCGCGAGCTAAAGTAGCAATAACTTTAGCATCGCGATCGGGTTGCGATCGCACCCGCGTCGAGGGTAAATCTGTCGGCGTAGCCACCCGACACAGCTCGGTACTTACATCTCTAGCAAAATCTTGTCGATCGAATATGCCGCGACTAAACCAGACAAAACTCCCGACTGCTGCCAAGATTGCCGCAACGCCACCAAAGACCGGGAATAAGTTCGGCCCCGAAGGATTGGCAAACGTCGGCGATGAGGATTGAGAATTGGTTGTAGAGGGTCTTGGCGTAATGAGGGTAGCTGCTTGCGAGTCGAGATTGCGCGGTTGCGGCTGAGTAGTTTGAACGTAGGTAGCATCTGGCGAAACCACAATGCCGCTAATTAGCCCTCTGACGGCCTTGAGAGCCTCCGCAGCCGTCTGATAACGATCTTTGAAGTGGTAGCGCGTCATCCGCTGGAGAATGGCAATTAGCTGGGGATTAGCTAGCGTCAGATGTTCCCATTTGAGTTCGCCCGTGTTTTCATCGGTCGGCAGCTCGTAAGGATTGACACCAGTCAGAGCTTGAATGCCGATCGTACCTAGAGAATACAGATCGCTACTCGCGCGCGGCGTGCCAGAGGCTTGCTCGATTGGCATATAACCGGGAGTGCCAATCGCTACTGTCATGGTATTTTGTCCGTTCAACATCTGTTGATTGCGGACTTGTTTGATCGCACCAAAATCAATTAAAATCAATCGCCGATCGCGATTGCGGCGCATGATATTATCGGGTTTGATATCGCGATGAATTACTCCCTGACTGTGAATAAACACTAGCACATCTAAAATCTCTTGCAGTAGCTCGATAACCTGTGCTTCGCTCCATTTGGTCCCTTTGGTCAGTTCTTTAGA harbors:
- a CDS encoding GmrSD restriction endonuclease domain-containing protein is translated as MAELASNINSENIEASQDHEFATWFESEPQPDEGYSINEYEITTSPNDFNIKTMYDFIKSGAINIPGFQRNYVWDIKRASKLIESIVIGLPIPQIFLYQESRNKFLVIDGQQRLMSLYYFIEQRFPKDEKRTTLRRIFEENGKIPVEILGDDNYFTKFNLQLPPTLPGQPNKLHGINYSTLDEYKISFDLRTMRNIIVKQNFPEEDDSCIHEIFNRLNSGGINLKPQEIRTSMYYSDFYNMLYRLNTLPEWRKIIGVEEPDLNMKDIEILLRGFAMLMKKEEYQSSMVRFLNSFSKECKRLKDEQIKYLEELFKSFLATCSELPDRSFQLKTTNKFNISVFEAVFFAQCRRSFESKKLAEGKIDYEKLEKLKNDSGFIDAIRSQTTSKENVTKRLERATRILCEQC
- a CDS encoding HEPN domain-containing protein; protein product: MDKQSIVDKIYQENLEILKFLTDKNEPSFTVQFNTIFTKTLLLSAASYFEYEICRMVQSFIEYKAQNDECIIAIVKQKAIDRQYHTYFDWTGKNANKFFSLFGNTFKEDRSKQVENDPKLKSAINSFIALGSERNKLVHQNFADCTVDKTAEEVYLLYQDAILFIDFLEIQFKRPINEQDSTSIEKQAKIETSIQR
- a CDS encoding type II toxin-antitoxin system VapC family toxin; the encoded protein is MDKLNIPQGSRVYLDSSILIYTVEVDLTFWKALEVLWRKFAEGEISLISSELIITEVLVKPLKSQNEQSIDSYNKLLFDSGIELIPITRSLLISATNLRAKHNLKTPDAIHAATSIDLNCNRFLTNDKGFTNIPRLPTLILSQIGLD
- a CDS encoding type II toxin-antitoxin system HicB family antitoxin, with product MASVIGMPTVSVDGYTELEAISNVKAALNSQLSKGKVVTIDLDEPQESNLTYTSPMQHAGILETDPTFDDWMDKLAEIRRAANEINDDER
- a CDS encoding type II toxin-antitoxin system VapC family toxin, which translates into the protein MTLYILDTDHLSLYGRNHPALIERLQVDSVNLTTTAINVEEQLRGRLAQVAEAKAGVSSTNAYRWLSETVKLLADFEILQFTEEAQLIYQDFKSQRISLPLIYGALDGHAKTSSPPIQNERDCL
- a CDS encoding Rieske 2Fe-2S domain-containing protein, which gives rise to MTTAVIAARTTAGGDDPTKFDPIESWYPVFYIEDLDKLTPTPFTLLDRDLVIWWDTQASQWRAFDDRCPHRLARLSEGRIAEDGLLECPYHGWAFTGNGTCDRIPQQLPDAKAETSRRACVKSLPTAVEQGLLFIYAGTPARAEQTPIPLIPVPMVDGKPTDGWLVLNTFRDLPYDALTLLENVLDPSHLPYTHHGSVGKRSNASPVELEVTSSDKLGFTGTWADGPRKGTLGRQNTTFIAPCLMWHELTSKQFGETITVVYATPKRKGECRIFARFPFKFASKVPEFFIKATPEWYSHINNNAILEDDQIFLHHQERYLEQSGGSTNFSQSFYLPTKADAFVFEYRQWLNDYRAEPFPGQTFKPPLTTERLLDRYHSHTEHCHSCSTAYKNIQTAKSAIVIIALLAWISTTILGLTGSENALFPALISIGIVLGGTLGWWGLNRLQTKLERGDRTPARNRK
- a CDS encoding protein kinase domain-containing protein, whose product is MIGQLLAGHYRVLEVLGAGGFGQTYITEDLHLPGNPKCVLKHLKPASSDRSLLDIARNLFEKEAIVLQQLGNHDRIPRLLAYFEEQQEFYLVQEYVPGHPLSKELTKGTKWSEAQVIELLQEILDVLVFIHSQGVIHRDIKPDNIMRRNRDRRLILIDFGAIKQVRNQQMLNGQNTMTVAIGTPGYMPIEQASGTPRASSDLYSLGTIGIQALTGVNPYELPTDENTGELKWEHLTLANPQLIAILQRMTRYHFKDRYQTAAEALKAVRGLISGIVVSPDATYVQTTQPQPRNLDSQAATLITPRPSTTNSQSSSPTFANPSGPNLFPVFGGVAAILAAVGSFVWFSRGIFDRQDFARDVSTELCRVATPTDLPSTRVRSQPDRDAKVIATLARGTKIVYRSEQDVFVQIQMADRSTGWVFNNQIASCNAPVIKPTPKPTATPKTESPKPIVVPSPRVTSTPSPTPSVAPTPAITPNPLESATPIEVPLPDVSPTPVVTPTPTPTPSTATPTPTPTPTPSIELSPPIKQNSDPESGTSKTPKSTPSDPPKDSTPLW